One window of Spirochaetota bacterium genomic DNA carries:
- a CDS encoding aldo/keto reductase, which translates to WMCCMTITEVVLKKIADDRGQAMAELALAWVLRDERVTSALIGASSVKQLDENVKTIQKLLLTEDEKSRIESILRG; encoded by the coding sequence TGGATGTGCTGCATGACCATAACCGAAGTTGTTCTCAAAAAGATCGCCGATGATCGTGGACAGGCCATGGCCGAGCTTGCGTTGGCCTGGGTGCTCCGCGATGAGCGCGTCACCTCGGCGCTTATCGGAGCGAGTTCGGTGAAGCAGCTCGATGAGAACGTGAAAACGATACAGAAGCTTCTGCTCACCGAGGATGAGAAGTCGCGCATCGAATCGATACTGCGGGGATGA
- a CDS encoding diacylglycerol kinase family protein: MKRFAKSATHALRGILTAVVNERNVRIHCGIAVLAVILGFVLGISLIEWALIIFAIGLVLSAELINTAVEHLADRVSRKHDLMIAKAKDTAAGGVLIAALAAAAVGVLVLAVPAVKKAIELVHR, encoded by the coding sequence ATGAAACGCTTCGCGAAAAGCGCGACTCATGCATTGCGCGGCATTCTGACGGCCGTCGTCAATGAGAGGAACGTCCGCATTCATTGCGGCATCGCGGTGCTTGCGGTGATCCTGGGGTTCGTTCTCGGTATATCGCTCATCGAATGGGCGCTCATCATTTTTGCTATCGGGCTCGTGCTGTCAGCCGAGCTCATCAATACCGCCGTGGAGCATCTTGCCGACCGCGTGTCGCGGAAGCATGACCTCATGATCGCGAAAGCGAAGGATACCGCGGCAGGCGGCGTGCTCATCGCGGCACTAGCTGCTGCTGCTGTCGGCGTGCTTGTGCTTGCTGTCCCCGCGGTAAAGAAGGCGATCGAACTCGTTCATCGCTGA
- a CDS encoding desulfoferrodoxin produces MIEKEKIYRCEKCGNIIESLWNGKPSIICCGEPMTELKANTVDASKEKHVPVIERTGTQVKVKVGSAPHPMEKDHYILFVEVLKGNDVYRHDFVEGDTVAEAMFTIPDDGTPLQAREFCNKHGLWATA; encoded by the coding sequence ATGATCGAAAAGGAAAAAATCTACCGCTGCGAAAAGTGCGGCAACATTATCGAGTCGCTGTGGAACGGGAAACCCTCCATCATCTGCTGCGGAGAGCCGATGACGGAACTGAAAGCGAACACCGTCGATGCATCGAAAGAGAAACATGTCCCGGTGATAGAACGCACGGGCACGCAGGTGAAAGTAAAGGTCGGCAGCGCCCCGCATCCGATGGAAAAGGACCATTACATCCTCTTCGTCGAAGTACTCAAAGGCAATGACGTATACCGCCACGACTTCGTCGAAGGCGATACGGTCGCGGAAGCGATGTTCACGATACCCGATGACGGCACGCCGCTGCAAGCACGTGAATTCTGCAACAAACACGGGCTCTGGGCCACCGCGTAA
- a CDS encoding transporter substrate-binding domain-containing protein — MACAVAMMLCAPLSAGTRTVRIGVFPAAPLVSNKEKKPEGLFIDLVEYYAHERGWRIEYVDRPWSELLVCLENGEIDLLPAVGNISERDAIFDFSRHPVFIDSGVLFTSARFPIRTVFDLKGKRIAGVKGSTFTAALSNYLASFGVYCELVLEKDNPAVMEAIVDNTADAGVCIYSLGSGLAKKYPVVITAINFSPVALSFAVPKRRNADLLADINGLMESMINDPNSLYSRSFQKWILPGVKNRIPTWVWWGLGGLLCLGFFFGSWSIVLRRQVLLKTKVLEDEIAEHKRTAKELDRSEKKYRSLFSNISDAVFIHEVQPDGTHGCFIEVNEVAATYLGYSREELLHMTPLDLDVPLMQSRREHAVRETLASGRNVFEMVHVAKGGRMIPVEISSRVIDYLDRKVVLSVVRDITERKRSEAALVQTDKMHSLGMLASGMAHEINQPLMALTIAIDNLSLMIERAGPPEGALQKIGNMRGYIDRVKHIIAQVRLFSREQADDEIGDFTINDAVRNVFSLITSQYSNRTIVMSRSLSDDIPLVRGNIFKFEQVVINLLSNAAYAVELKAKSSPPSYEKEIMVRSFQEDTHAVLEIIDNGTGISEEEQKLLFTPFFTTKPVGVGTGLGLSICYGIIKAMNGEITVSSSVGRETRIRIVLPGHSYTSAKLT, encoded by the coding sequence TTGGCATGTGCTGTTGCGATGATGCTTTGTGCCCCGCTGAGCGCGGGAACGAGAACGGTCAGGATCGGCGTATTTCCTGCGGCCCCCCTTGTTTCGAACAAGGAAAAGAAGCCTGAGGGTTTGTTCATCGACCTTGTCGAATACTATGCCCATGAGCGGGGCTGGCGTATCGAATATGTCGACAGGCCATGGAGCGAATTGCTTGTCTGTCTGGAAAATGGTGAGATCGATCTTCTTCCTGCGGTAGGCAATATCAGCGAGCGGGACGCCATATTCGATTTCAGCAGGCATCCGGTATTCATTGACAGCGGTGTATTGTTCACCAGCGCGAGATTCCCGATACGTACGGTATTCGATCTTAAGGGGAAGCGTATAGCCGGGGTGAAGGGGAGTACGTTCACGGCCGCATTGAGCAATTATCTCGCCTCCTTCGGCGTATACTGTGAACTGGTCCTTGAAAAGGATAATCCCGCGGTCATGGAAGCGATAGTTGACAATACTGCCGATGCCGGCGTCTGCATCTATTCGCTCGGGAGCGGGCTTGCGAAGAAATATCCGGTGGTCATTACGGCCATCAATTTTTCACCGGTAGCGCTTTCATTCGCTGTGCCCAAGAGAAGAAATGCGGACCTGCTCGCGGATATCAACGGCCTCATGGAATCCATGATCAATGATCCGAACTCTCTTTACAGCAGATCGTTCCAGAAATGGATACTGCCCGGGGTGAAGAACAGAATTCCCACCTGGGTATGGTGGGGACTCGGGGGGCTTCTTTGTCTCGGTTTCTTTTTCGGTTCATGGAGCATTGTGTTGAGAAGGCAGGTGCTGCTGAAAACGAAGGTGCTGGAGGACGAGATCGCAGAGCATAAGCGTACCGCGAAAGAGCTTGATCGAAGCGAGAAGAAATATCGCTCCCTGTTCTCGAATATCAGCGATGCGGTATTTATCCATGAAGTGCAGCCGGACGGAACGCACGGATGCTTTATCGAGGTGAATGAGGTCGCTGCCACCTATCTGGGGTACAGCAGGGAAGAGCTTCTGCATATGACGCCGCTTGACCTCGATGTGCCGCTCATGCAGTCCCGCCGCGAACACGCGGTGCGTGAGACGCTGGCATCCGGCCGGAATGTTTTTGAAATGGTGCATGTCGCCAAAGGCGGACGTATGATACCCGTTGAAATAAGCAGCCGTGTCATCGACTATCTGGACAGGAAGGTGGTGCTGTCGGTCGTTCGTGATATCACCGAGCGAAAGCGCTCCGAGGCGGCGCTTGTTCAGACCGATAAGATGCACTCCCTCGGCATGCTCGCATCGGGGATGGCGCATGAGATCAATCAGCCGCTCATGGCGCTGACGATCGCGATCGACAATCTTTCGCTCATGATCGAACGGGCCGGGCCGCCGGAAGGCGCGCTTCAGAAGATCGGGAACATGAGGGGATACATCGACAGGGTAAAGCATATTATAGCGCAGGTGCGGCTTTTCTCCCGGGAACAGGCCGATGACGAGATCGGTGATTTCACTATCAATGATGCCGTAAGGAATGTATTTTCGCTTATTACCTCGCAATACAGTAATCGTACGATAGTGATGAGCAGGAGTCTGAGCGACGATATACCGCTCGTTCGCGGGAATATTTTCAAGTTCGAACAGGTCGTCATCAATCTTCTTTCCAATGCGGCATATGCGGTTGAACTGAAAGCGAAGAGCAGCCCCCCGTCCTATGAAAAGGAGATCATGGTGCGCTCGTTTCAGGAAGACACGCATGCCGTTCTCGAGATCATCGACAACGGGACCGGCATCTCAGAGGAGGAGCAAAAGTTGTTATTCACCCCGTTCTTTACAACAAAACCGGTAGGTGTGGGAACCGGCCTTGGTCTATCGATATGCTATGGCATTATCAAAGCGATGAACGGTGAGATCACCGTGTCAAGTTCTGTCGGCCGGGAGACAAGAATACGTATCGTACTGCCCGGACATTCATACACAAGTGCCAAGTTAACGTAA
- the mreC gene encoding rod shape-determining protein MreC has product MTDLGKNRTIIAYAAATAVCLIFIIFSKAEFSLDVKKLYSVTVYPFQYGTQKVFRTIADWYASISELTRLREELRQTREKLAVYENAAVEFEEIKNENKRLSELLQMQKQIEYRTVAATIVSKDPQNFYSTIIVNRGYQDGVEIGMPVIAYRDAAKGVVGKVIEVSRRYARILPITDQNCKIGAMLETTRATGILAGEQPRSLLCNLAFVDRVVPVATNESVVTSGMGGIFPKGLVIGTVSAVDRKLYGLFQSITVRPLLDFATLEDIYIILKKADTDISSILDEE; this is encoded by the coding sequence ATGACCGACCTCGGGAAAAACCGCACCATAATCGCATACGCCGCAGCGACGGCTGTCTGTCTCATCTTCATTATTTTTTCGAAGGCGGAATTTTCCCTCGATGTGAAAAAGCTCTATTCGGTGACCGTGTATCCGTTCCAGTACGGCACGCAGAAAGTGTTCCGTACCATCGCGGACTGGTATGCAAGCATATCCGAACTCACGCGGCTTCGCGAGGAGCTCAGGCAGACGCGCGAAAAGCTCGCCGTCTACGAGAACGCCGCGGTGGAATTCGAGGAGATAAAGAACGAGAACAAGCGGCTCTCCGAGCTCCTGCAGATGCAGAAGCAGATCGAGTACCGCACGGTCGCGGCGACCATCGTATCGAAGGACCCGCAGAATTTCTACAGCACCATCATCGTCAACCGCGGGTATCAGGACGGCGTTGAGATCGGCATGCCGGTGATAGCCTATCGCGATGCGGCGAAGGGCGTGGTCGGCAAGGTGATAGAAGTGAGCCGCCGCTATGCACGGATACTCCCCATCACCGATCAGAACTGCAAGATAGGCGCCATGCTCGAAACGACGCGCGCTACCGGCATATTGGCAGGAGAGCAGCCGCGATCGCTTCTGTGCAATCTCGCCTTCGTCGACCGCGTTGTTCCGGTGGCGACCAATGAATCGGTGGTAACGAGCGGCATGGGCGGCATTTTCCCCAAGGGGCTCGTCATCGGCACGGTGAGCGCGGTTGACCGCAAGCTCTACGGGCTTTTCCAGTCGATCACGGTGCGCCCGCTCCTGGATTTCGCGACGCTCGAGGATATCTACATCATCCTCAAGAAAGCGGACACGGACATCAGTTCCATACTGGATGAGGAGTAG
- a CDS encoding tetratricopeptide repeat protein, which yields MAEERYIVEKTIDRRLVYIIIGASIVLALGVSTFFLLNVRSHKLTLLDRAVSVNDFDNAIYLFNELYRTNPLDKNIIKSGIALHYARMRYATNEDARYTSAEKAVSFVRQMMLIDWRLTRDPKAYAILGRAYEFRGQTFFDDAIECYERAVALGDTSVDTRVRTGVLCYTQGRFGNAVTHWEYAFDRVREGKSEIRITDDVRYLLGHAYAGASNYGKAIDYFTGLAQSTIDASYTSYIHADLGLWCFRQGLYPESEYHFKTALSLDDKNPRTYYNMAFLYKKMNRIGDARRALERSLWIDKKFLEAEIALKRL from the coding sequence ATGGCTGAAGAACGATATATCGTCGAAAAGACCATCGACAGGCGGCTTGTCTATATCATCATCGGTGCGAGCATAGTCCTTGCCCTCGGCGTGTCCACGTTCTTCCTTCTCAATGTCCGCAGTCACAAGCTTACGCTCCTCGATCGCGCGGTGTCCGTGAACGATTTCGATAATGCCATCTACCTCTTCAATGAGCTCTATCGGACCAATCCGCTCGATAAGAACATCATCAAGAGCGGCATTGCGCTCCACTACGCCCGCATGCGGTATGCGACCAATGAGGATGCCCGGTATACCTCGGCGGAAAAGGCGGTGAGCTTTGTCCGGCAGATGATGCTCATCGACTGGCGGCTTACCCGTGACCCGAAGGCGTATGCCATACTCGGCCGCGCCTATGAATTCCGGGGGCAGACGTTCTTCGATGACGCCATCGAGTGCTATGAGCGTGCGGTCGCGCTCGGTGACACGAGCGTCGATACGCGCGTGCGAACCGGCGTGCTCTGTTACACGCAGGGGCGTTTCGGCAATGCGGTCACGCACTGGGAATACGCGTTCGACCGTGTGCGTGAGGGGAAAAGCGAGATACGCATCACGGATGATGTGCGCTATCTCCTCGGCCATGCCTATGCCGGGGCATCGAACTACGGGAAGGCCATCGATTATTTCACCGGTCTTGCGCAGTCAACGATCGATGCTTCCTATACCTCGTACATTCATGCCGACCTCGGCCTCTGGTGCTTCCGGCAGGGGCTCTACCCGGAGAGCGAGTATCACTTCAAAACAGCGCTTTCCCTAGATGACAAAAATCCAAGAACATACTATAATATGGCCTTCTTGTACAAGAAGATGAACCGTATCGGCGACGCCCGTCGGGCGCTGGAACGATCGCTCTGGATTGACAAGAAATTCCTCGAGGCGGAGATCGCCTTGAAGCGTTTATAG
- the mreD gene encoding rod shape-determining protein MreD, whose translation MRRIIVMGGILLVLTVIQASPVYDSIRNAIAIKPDIVLIVIVFLGFTFGSFEGIIYGFIAGFTQDIISSGVLGLNALVYLNIGFLAGLFYRKIDKSVLSTVLFVFTATAAKSILYFIVNSFTYDPAITLAFAKKQILFEIPFNTVLSPVVFLILDRLSGLLELIRGGPRQV comes from the coding sequence ATGCGGCGTATCATTGTCATGGGCGGAATACTCCTCGTGCTTACGGTCATTCAGGCGTCGCCGGTATATGACAGCATCCGAAACGCCATTGCCATAAAGCCCGATATCGTTCTCATCGTCATCGTGTTTCTCGGTTTCACGTTCGGTTCGTTCGAGGGGATAATCTATGGTTTTATCGCCGGGTTCACGCAGGATATCATCTCAAGCGGCGTGCTCGGGCTCAATGCGCTTGTGTACCTGAACATCGGATTTCTCGCCGGCCTCTTTTACCGGAAGATAGACAAGAGCGTGCTTTCCACCGTCCTTTTCGTGTTCACCGCAACCGCGGCAAAGAGCATACTCTATTTCATCGTGAACAGCTTCACCTACGACCCGGCGATAACCCTTGCCTTTGCAAAAAAGCAGATACTCTTTGAGATCCCGTTCAACACGGTGCTTTCGCCGGTAGTGTTCCTTATCCTCGACAGACTTTCCGGGCTTCTCGAGCTCATACGCGGCGGACCGCGGCAGGTATGA
- a CDS encoding sigma-70 family RNA polymerase sigma factor: protein MDDMSAVAACRSGERTAFRAIYERYVERIYAFVYAKTFHRETAEDIVSETFMKALNKIASFDTTKGTVQAWLYRIASNAVIDHYRRAKRTTASDTIEIAEEHDYAHDISEREAHAKAMKLLAGIDPKKRDIIVMRVWQEMSFKEIADVFGENEPQVKMTFYRAVSALKKAMPLTVFLLLSLGRAL from the coding sequence ATGGACGACATGAGCGCCGTTGCCGCCTGCAGGTCGGGCGAACGCACCGCATTCCGTGCTATCTATGAACGCTATGTCGAGCGCATCTACGCGTTTGTGTACGCGAAGACTTTCCATCGCGAAACGGCGGAGGACATCGTGAGCGAAACGTTCATGAAAGCGCTGAACAAGATCGCCTCCTTCGATACGACGAAGGGTACCGTGCAGGCATGGCTCTATCGGATAGCATCCAATGCCGTCATCGATCATTACCGCAGGGCGAAGCGCACGACAGCGAGCGACACCATCGAGATCGCCGAAGAACATGATTATGCACACGATATATCGGAGCGCGAGGCGCACGCGAAAGCGATGAAGCTCCTTGCCGGCATAGACCCGAAGAAACGAGACATCATCGTCATGCGCGTATGGCAGGAAATGTCGTTCAAAGAGATCGCCGACGTGTTCGGAGAGAACGAGCCGCAGGTAAAGATGACGTTCTACCGCGCGGTATCCGCGCTCAAAAAAGCGATGCCGCTTACGGTGTTCCTGCTGCTCAGCCTGGGGCGTGCACTATGA
- the rfbD gene encoding dTDP-4-dehydrorhamnose reductase, with translation MAKKRVLITGAKGMLGSKLCSVLSGTCDCIGVDIDDFDITDEQSVVRGVTAARPDIVLHCAAYTAVDKAEDDAERCSLINEKGTTHIAQAAREAGAVMLYYSTDYVFDGKKDSPYVEADTPNPVSVYGRSKHAGEEAVKRICERYFIVRIAWLFGENGKNIIQTILRLGKEKPSISFVNDQFGSPTYTADVALQTMQLLERTEWGVYHCTAEGICTWYDVAGRTLAAAGIQTPVSPIATSAYPTRALRPAYSYLENANLKRLGINVMPAWESGIDRYVHGLSNGMGNG, from the coding sequence ATGGCGAAAAAACGCGTGCTTATCACCGGCGCAAAGGGTATGCTCGGTTCAAAATTATGTTCCGTGTTGTCTGGCACCTGTGATTGCATCGGCGTCGACATCGATGATTTCGATATCACCGATGAGCAGAGTGTCGTCCGCGGCGTGACGGCGGCGCGCCCCGACATTGTGCTGCACTGCGCGGCGTATACCGCTGTCGACAAGGCCGAGGATGATGCTGAGCGCTGCAGCTTGATCAATGAGAAAGGCACGACGCACATCGCGCAAGCCGCGCGCGAAGCCGGCGCTGTCATGCTCTACTACTCCACCGATTATGTGTTCGACGGGAAAAAGGATTCCCCTTACGTTGAGGCCGATACTCCCAACCCGGTCAGCGTCTACGGGCGGTCGAAACATGCCGGTGAAGAAGCGGTGAAACGTATCTGCGAGCGATATTTCATCGTTCGCATCGCCTGGCTCTTCGGCGAGAACGGGAAGAACATCATTCAGACGATACTGCGCCTCGGGAAAGAGAAGCCGTCGATATCGTTCGTGAACGATCAATTCGGCAGCCCCACGTACACGGCCGATGTCGCCCTACAGACGATGCAGCTCCTCGAACGCACGGAATGGGGCGTCTATCACTGCACTGCGGAAGGGATATGTACCTGGTATGATGTCGCCGGCCGCACGCTTGCCGCTGCCGGGATACAAACGCCGGTATCGCCGATAGCGACATCCGCATATCCGACAAGGGCGCTTCGCCCCGCGTATTCGTATCTTGAGAACGCGAATCTCAAACGCCTCGGCATCAATGTCATGCCTGCGTGGGAAAGCGGCATCGATCGATACGTGCACGGGCTTTCCAATGGCATGGGCAATGGCTGA
- the dinB gene encoding DNA polymerase IV, which produces MPSRKIIHIDMDAFYAAIEQRDDPSLRGKPVIVGGSPERRGVVCTASYEARKFGVHSAMAVRTALKLCPKAMLRHPDFTRYTAVSRALYDIYREYTDLVEPLSLDECYLDVTENKKGIGTATEIAREIRRRIRDELHLTASAGVAPNKFLAKVASDMRKPDGLYVIKPHQVEAFVRTLDVQHIWGVGRVTREKLYAMGIHTCTDLEAVPVTTLRRRFGKFGNELYEFARGIDERPVVAHHESKSVGSETTFAVDSIDTEFIRDALRAEIAHIAERLSRKKLAGRTVTLKVKYGDFTVITRRATKSERLSSADDILSACVSLFPATEIGSRPVRLIGASVSGFDEKTAKASAQGELPMD; this is translated from the coding sequence ATGCCTTCCCGCAAGATAATCCACATCGACATGGACGCCTTCTACGCCGCCATAGAACAGCGCGATGACCCCTCGCTCCGGGGCAAACCCGTCATCGTCGGCGGCAGTCCCGAACGGCGCGGCGTCGTCTGTACCGCATCCTATGAAGCGAGGAAATTCGGCGTGCACAGCGCCATGGCAGTGCGTACCGCGCTCAAGCTCTGCCCGAAAGCGATGCTCCGGCATCCCGATTTCACCCGCTATACGGCGGTGTCCCGTGCATTGTACGATATCTATCGTGAATACACCGACCTTGTCGAACCGTTATCGCTCGACGAGTGCTATCTCGATGTCACTGAGAACAAGAAAGGTATCGGCACGGCTACCGAGATAGCCCGCGAGATACGGAGGCGCATCCGCGATGAGCTTCATCTCACGGCGTCGGCCGGCGTTGCGCCGAATAAATTCCTCGCAAAAGTGGCGAGCGATATGCGCAAGCCCGACGGTCTCTATGTGATAAAGCCGCATCAGGTGGAAGCTTTCGTGCGGACGCTCGATGTGCAGCATATATGGGGTGTGGGGCGCGTAACGCGCGAAAAGCTCTATGCGATGGGCATACACACATGCACCGATCTAGAGGCTGTCCCCGTCACGACGCTTCGCAGGCGCTTTGGGAAATTCGGCAATGAGCTCTATGAATTCGCCCGCGGTATCGATGAGCGCCCCGTGGTGGCGCATCATGAATCAAAATCGGTCGGCAGTGAAACGACGTTCGCGGTGGATTCTATCGATACGGAATTCATCCGTGACGCGCTTCGAGCCGAAATAGCGCATATCGCCGAGCGTCTCTCGCGTAAAAAACTAGCCGGGCGCACGGTGACGCTCAAGGTGAAATACGGCGATTTTACCGTGATAACGCGGCGCGCTACAAAAAGTGAGCGGCTGAGCTCGGCGGACGATATCCTTTCCGCCTGTGTATCGCTTTTTCCGGCGACCGAGATCGGCTCGCGGCCGGTACGCCTCATCGGGGCGTCGGTAAGCGGGTTCGATGAGAAAACAGCGAAGGCGAGCGCGCAGGGTGAGTTGCCTATGGATTAA
- a CDS encoding rod shape-determining protein translates to MMNWMYGLFSNDMGIDLGTANTLVYVRGEGIVLTEPSVVAVESSTGRVIAVGNQAKDMLGRTPGDIVAIRPMRDGVIADFETVEKMIRYFIAKVHNRRALVKPRIAIGVPSGITEVEKRAVRESCEQAGAREIVLIEQAKAAAIGTDMPIEEPRGNMIVDIGGGTTEVAVMSLGGMVKSASIRVGGDELDESIMRYMQRTHSLYIGEQTAEEVKIKVGNAFKGSVTETIDVRGRDSITGLPKTLTTNSAEIREAMQEPLSQILEAIKSVLDETPPELASDIVERGIVMAGGTALLKGLTDYVSAETGVPVILAENSLTCVAVGCGKFLEINRSMKPYRKYL, encoded by the coding sequence ATGATGAACTGGATGTACGGACTTTTTTCCAACGATATGGGTATAGACCTCGGTACTGCGAACACGCTCGTGTACGTGCGCGGCGAGGGCATTGTCCTCACCGAGCCGTCCGTGGTCGCGGTGGAAAGCTCCACCGGGCGCGTCATCGCCGTGGGCAATCAGGCGAAGGATATGCTCGGGCGTACCCCGGGCGATATCGTCGCCATTCGTCCCATGCGCGACGGCGTCATCGCCGATTTCGAGACCGTGGAAAAGATGATACGCTATTTCATCGCGAAGGTGCACAATCGCCGTGCGCTCGTCAAGCCCCGCATCGCCATCGGCGTGCCCTCGGGCATCACCGAAGTGGAAAAGCGCGCTGTCCGCGAGAGCTGCGAACAGGCGGGCGCTCGGGAGATCGTGCTCATCGAACAGGCGAAGGCTGCCGCCATCGGCACCGATATGCCCATCGAGGAGCCGCGCGGGAACATGATCGTCGACATCGGCGGCGGCACCACGGAAGTGGCCGTCATGTCCCTCGGCGGCATGGTGAAAAGCGCATCGATACGCGTGGGCGGCGACGAGCTTGATGAATCGATAATGCGTTATATGCAGCGTACGCACAGTTTGTATATCGGCGAGCAGACGGCCGAGGAAGTGAAGATAAAGGTAGGCAATGCGTTCAAGGGTTCGGTCACCGAGACCATCGATGTCCGCGGGCGCGATTCCATCACCGGTCTTCCGAAAACGCTCACGACGAACTCGGCGGAAATTCGCGAGGCTATGCAGGAGCCGTTGTCGCAGATACTCGAAGCGATAAAGAGCGTTCTCGATGAGACACCGCCGGAACTCGCATCCGATATCGTCGAGCGCGGTATTGTCATGGCCGGAGGTACGGCCCTCCTCAAGGGACTCACGGATTATGTCAGCGCCGAAACGGGCGTGCCGGTGATACTCGCCGAGAACTCGCTCACCTGCGTTGCCGTCGGTTGCGGTAAATTCCTCGAGATAAACCGCTCGATGAAGCCGTATCGAAAGTATCTCTAA